A window of SAR324 cluster bacterium contains these coding sequences:
- a CDS encoding HAD family hydrolase yields the protein LSPFFEAMYTSEELGVKKPHPEAFHKAAAAAGLSESEDVVMIGDSWQSDVEGAQKIGWRGVHYNPEGELKPAAWCTVRNLHEILDLPLNSGARGFSR from the coding sequence CTGTCCCCCTTTTTCGAAGCGATGTACACCAGCGAGGAATTGGGTGTGAAGAAGCCTCATCCTGAAGCCTTCCATAAGGCTGCTGCTGCTGCAGGTCTATCGGAATCAGAGGATGTTGTGATGATCGGGGATAGTTGGCAGAGCGACGTTGAAGGTGCCCAGAAAATCGGCTGGCGGGGAGTCCACTACAACCCGGAGGGTGAACTGAAACCAGCAGCATGGTGCACCGTCCGCAACCTGCACGAAATCCTTGATTTGCCACTGAATTCAGGAGCCAGAGGCTTTTCTCGATGA